One window from the genome of Sardina pilchardus chromosome 12, fSarPil1.1, whole genome shotgun sequence encodes:
- the six6b gene encoding homeobox protein SIX6b, giving the protein MFQLPILNFSPQQVAGVCETLEESGDIERLGRFLWSLPVAPGACEVLNRNESVLRARAIVAFHTGNFRELYHILENHKFTKESHSKLQALWLESHYQEAEKLRGRPLGPVDKYRVRKKFPLPKTIWDGEQKTHCFKERTRHLLREWYLQDPYPNPSKKRELAQATGLTPTQVGNWFKNRRQRDRAAAAKNRLQQQVMSNGSVRSLTGEDGAVDRLGTASSPEASLSSKAAASAISITSSDSECDI; this is encoded by the exons ATGTTTCAATTGCCAATCTTGAATTTCAGTCCCCAGCAGGTTGCGGGGGTATGCGAGACTTTGGAGGAGAGTGGGGACATCGAACGCCTCGGCCGGTTCCTCTGGTCGCTGCCGGTCGCCCCTGGTGCCTGCGAGGTTCTCAACCGCAATGAGTCGGTTTTGCGGGCTCGGGCCATCGTGGCTTTTCACACTGGGAATTTCCGTGAGCTCTACCACATTCTGGAGAACCACAAGTTCACCAAAGAGTCGCATTCCAAACTGCAAGCGCTTTGGCTGGAGTCTCACTACCAAGAGGCGGAGAAGCTCCGGGGTCGCCCGCTAGGGCCGGTGGACAAATACAGGGTACGGAAGAAGTTCCCACTACCCAAAACAATTTGGGATGGTGAACAAAAGACTCATTGCTTCAAAGAAAGGACCCGACATTTGCTCCGAGAGTGGTACCTCCAAGACCCTTACCCAAACCCTAGCAAAAAGAGAGAGCTCGCACAAGCTACAGGACTCACTCCCACCCAAGTCGGAAACTGGTTTAAAAATCGGAGACAAAGGGACAGAGCCGCGGCAGCCAAAAACAG GTTACAACAGCAAGTGATGTCCAATGGctcggttcgatccctgactggAGAAGACGGCGCAGTGGACCGTCTCGGAACCGCGTCGAGCCCCGAAGCAAGCCTGTCTAGCAAAGCGGCCGCGTCGGCCATCTCCATCACTTCGAGCGACAGCGAATGTGACATCTAA